Genomic window (Stenotrophomonas maltophilia):
TTCTTCTCCGTGGCTGGACAGCACACGGAAACTGTCAGAGGCCGGGCGGGTGGGTTGCGCAGGACCGTTGGCGCCATGGATGGCGCCATCGAGCCCCCACGGACGGGTTTACGGCGTGTCCTGCGCAATCCACCCGCCCGGCCAAGCGCTGCTTTTCCTTTTGCCTTCAGCGACCAACCCACAGCCACGAGGGGCTGCGCCGTTGGCTGGAACAACCTGTTACCCATACGGGGCATGTCCCCGTCACAGCCGCGTGCGATGCTGACCACCTGATCCCTGCCAGCGAGAACGCCCGCATGACCACCATCATCGCCCCGCGCGTGCACGACATCGGCGGCCTCGAAGTCCGCCGGGCCGTCCCGACCCTGCAGGCCCGCAGCATCGGCTCGTTCGTGTTCGTCGACCAGATGGGCCCGGCACTCATGCACCCCGGCACCGCCATCGACGTGCGCCCGCATCCGCATATCGGCCTGGCCACGGTCACCTATCTGTGGTCAGGCGCCATCGGCCACCGCGACACGCTGGGTTCGGACCAGGTGATCCGCCCCGGTGACGTCAACTGGATGACCGCCGGCCGCGGCATCGCCCATTCCGAGCGCACGCCGCAACCGGACCGCGACCATGACAACCCGATCCACGGCATGCAGACCTGGGTGGCACTGCCGAAATCGCATGAGGAAATCGAACCGGCGTTCTACCACCATGCCGCAGCCACCCTGCCCGAGCAGCGCCGCAAGGGTGTCTGGCTGCGGGTGATCGCCGGCCGCGCCTATGGCGAGGAATCACCGGTGAAGGTGTTCGCCGACACCCTCAACGTAGCGATCGACCTCGACCCGGAGGCGGAGATCGATATCGACAATGGCCATCGCGAGCGCGCGCTGTACATCCTCGAAGGTGAGGCACAGCTGGATGGCGTGGATATTCCCGCCCAGCACCTCGTGATCCCCGAAGCTGGTGCGATAGGTCGCCTGCGTGCGAAGACACCGGTGAAGGCGATGCTGTTCGGCGGCGAGCCACTGGATGGCCCACGTCACCTGTGGTGGAACTTCGTCTCCAGCTCGAAGGAGCGTATCGAGCAGGCCAAGCACGACTGGGAAGCCGGCCGCTTCGGCACCATCCCGGGCGACGACAAGGAGTTCATCCCGCTGCCGCAGTACTGAACATCGCGTGTTGCACACATCCGAGGGTGTATCCCTGCACCCGGCGTTGACGCTACAGTCACCCGCTGATCACTGAAATGTGACATAAATCACACTTTCGACCGTCAAAGGAGTGCAACACATGAGCATGGGTAAACGCTTGTCCGCCGAGTTCCTCGGCACGTTCTGGCTGGTTCTGGGTGGCTGTGGCAGTGCGGTGCTGGCCGCCAAGTTCGGCGGTGACGGCAATCCGCTGGGTATCGGTTTCCTCGGCGTGGCGCTGGCCTTCGGCCTGACCGTGGTGACCGGCGCCTATGCGTTCGGCCACATCTCCGGCGCGCACTTCAACCCGGCGGTCAGTGTCGGCCTGTGGGCCGGCGGTCGTTTCCCGACCAAGGACCTGATCCCGTACATCATCGCCCAGGTCGCCGGCGGCCTGCTGGCCGGCTTCATCCTGCTGCAGATTGCCTCCGGCGCCAGTGGCTTCGCCATCGATGGCAGCCAGGCCGGCGCGTTCGCCAGCAATGGCTATGGCGCGCTGTCGCCCGGCGGCTACAGCGTGGCGGCCGCCTTCCTGTGCGAAGTGGTGCTGACGGCGGTGTTCCTGATCGTGATCATGGGCTCCACCCACGGCAAGGCACCGGCCGGGTTCGCGCCCTTGGCGATCGGCCTGTCGCTGACCCTGATCCACCTGATCAGCATTCCGGTCACCAACACCTCGGTGAACCCGGCCCGCTCCACCGCCGTCGCGTTCTTCGCCGGCAGCGGTGCGGTCAGCCAGCTGTGGCTGTTCTGGGTCGCCCCCCTTCTGGGCGGCGCGATCGGCGGCATCATCTACAAGTGGATCGGCAACGACCGCTGAGGCCTGTGCGGTCCATTGCGGCCGACCTTCGGCCGCAATGGTTACGCTTGTAACCGCAATTTGTGCGATCGCTCACGTTCCGTTAAGGTTGAGTTGACCGTCCGTGCACATGCCGGTCGGGGTGGCATCCGGGGATGGGATGCCAACGCTGCCCGTCCATCAGGCGGCGCCAAACGACACACCACCTTGGGGGATGCATGAAGTTCGCGCCTGTAGTGTTGTCGAGCCTGCTGTTCGCCGTGGCCCAGGCCGCCGCTGCACAGGCTCCCACCGAATGTCCTTCGCTGCCGGCCAGCAGTGGCCTGCAATGGCAGCAATTGGTGCAGACGGACTTTCTGATCTGTCGCGCCAGTACCGGAGATGGCCGTGAAGTACTGAGCCTGATGCTCAGTGCACGTGACCCGTCCATTCCGTTGAACCGCTCGCTGCGCCAGGAAAAGGGCAGCTTCGGCGGTGAATCACTCTACTGGTACCAGCCCGACCTCGGTGGCCAGCAGCCTCCGGGCTATGCCGAACGCCGGATCAGCGTGGTCAAGCTCGACAAAGGGCGTTACGCGCAGATTTCGCTGTATCCGGACAGCGCGCAGGAACTGGGCTCGCTGCAGCAGTTGGCGCAGGGCATGAGCCTGACGCCATCGGCCGTGGCCGCCGGGCGCTGACCATGACGGGGATGCCTGCCTGGCAGCATCCCCGCAATGCGGCCCGATCACAGGGTAGTGCCGGCCGCTGGCCGGCACCTCGATCCGCCGTGACCGCAGGCAGTTGCCGGCCAGCGGCCGGCACCGCCTCAGAACTTGCCTTCCTGGAAGTCGACGAAGGCCTGCATCAGTTCCTGCCGTGTGTTCATCACGAACGGGCCATGCCGCATCACCGGCTCGCGCAACGGACGGCCAGCCACCAGGATCAACCGCGCGCCATCGCTGCCGGCCGAGAGGTGCAGCTGTTCGCCGCCGCCCAGCACCGCCAGTTCCTGGCGCGCCACGTCACGCGCAGCGTCCTGCTCACCTACGGTCACCGCACCTTCGAACACATAGGCAAACGCGTTGTGCCCTTCCGGCAGCGCATAGGTCCACGCGCGATCCGGCGCCAGCGTGATATCGAGGTAGAGCGGATCGGTGGCCGGCTGCACGATCGGCCCGTGGGTGCCGTCGACCGTGCCGGCAATCACCTTCACTTCCACACCGGCATCCGGCTGCACCACGGGAATGCGCTCGGGCGCGAACTCCTGGTACTTCGGCTCGGTCATCTTCTCCTTCGCCGGCAGGTTCACCCACAGCTGGAAACCGCGCATCTGCCCGCTTTCCTGCTCGGGCATCTCCGAGTGCACCAGGCCACGACCAGCGGTCATCCACTGCACGCTGCCCGGGGTCAGCAGGCCTTCGTTGCCGTGGTTGTCGCGATGCCGCATGCGCCCGTCGAGCATGTAGGTGACGGTCTCGAAACCGCGATGCGGATGCTCCGGGAAGCCTGCGATGTAGTCCTCGGCGCGGTCGGTACCGAACTCATCAAGCAGCAGGAACGGATCCAGGTCCGGCAGCGTCGGGCCGCCGATGACGCGGGTCAGGCGCACGCCGGCACCGTCGGAGGTGGGCATGCCACGGATGGTGCGCAGTACGCGGACCGGTTCGGGAAAGCTCATGGCGACTCCTGTTGGATGGATGCCACTGAAGATGGACGCCACACGACCGTAGGCCAATGGATGGCTCCGCAACCGATTGTTCCATCCCTGATGTTCGCTGCATGTCAGCGCAGCCGCCGTACGACCAAAGTACTACCGCCGATTCGTCCTGTGCCAATTGACCCTGTCGTGGGCAAGCAGGACTCTTTGTCTGTCTTTCCGGGAGAGAGCACCTCATGAAAGGGTTTTCCAAACTGGGCTGGGCGGTACTCGCTCTGCTCGGCGCGTTCTGTCTGGGCACCGTGGCGCTGCGCCGCGGCGAACACATCAATGCCCTGTGGATCGTCGTCGCGGCGGTGTCGCTGTACCTCGTCGCCTATCGCTTCTACAGCCTGTTCATCGCCAACAAGGTGATGCAGCTGGATCCGACCCGGGCCACCCCGGCGGTGATCAACAACGATGGCCTGGACTACGTTCCGACCAACAAGCACGTGCTGTTCGGCCACCACTTCGCCGCCATTGCCGGCGCCGGCCCGCTGGTCGGCCCGGTGCTGGCTGCGCAGATGGGCTACCTGCCCGGACTGCTGTGGCTGGTGGTGGGCGTGGTGCTGGCTGGTGCGGTGCAGGACTTCATGGTCCTGTTCCTGTCCAGTCGGCGCAATGGCCGCTCGCTGGGTGACCTGGTAAGAGAAGAGATGGGCCAGGTGCCTGGAACGATCGCGTTGTTCGGCGCGTTCCTGATCATGATCATCATCCTGGCAGTGCTGGCGATGGTGGTGGTCAAGGCGCTGGCCGAAAGCCCGTGGGGCATGTTCACGGTGATCGCGACGATGCCCATCGCGATCCTGATGGGCGTGTACATGCGCTACATCCGCCCCGGCAAGATCGGCGAGATCTCGGTGGTTGGCCTGATCCTGCTGCTGGCCGCGATCTGGTACGGCGGCAAGGTCGCCGCCGACCCGGTCTGGGGCCCGGCCTTCACCTTCACCGGCACCCAGATCACCTGGATGCTGATCGGCTACGGCTTCGTCGCCTCGGTGCTGCCGGTGTGGCTGCTGCTGGCCCCGCGTGATTACCTGTCGACCTTCCTCAAGATCGGCACCATCATCGCGCTGGCCATCGGCATCCTGGTGGTGATGCCGGAACTGAAGATGCCGGCGTTGACCCAGTTCGCTGCCAGCGGCGACGGCCCGGTGTGGAAGGGCGGCATGTTCCCGTTCCTGTTCATCACCATCGCCTGTGGCGCGGTCTCCGGTTTCCATGCACTGATTTCCTCCGGCACCACGCCGAAGCTGCTCGCCAATGAAGCGCACATGCGTTACATCGGCTACGGCGGCATGCTGATGGAATCGTTCGTCGCGGTGATGGCGCTGGTGGCGGCCTCGATCATCGATCCGGGCATCTACTTCGCGATGAACAGCCCGGCGGCGGTGATCGGTGCCGATGCGGCCTCGGCCGCGCACTACATCACCAACACCTGGGGCTTCACCATCACCCCCGAGCAGCTGACCGCGACCGCGGCGGCCATTGGTGAACCCACCATCCTGCATCGTGCAGGTGGCGCGCCAACACTGGCGGTAGGCATCGCGCAGATCCTGCACCAGGCCATCCCCAGCAGCAGCGACGCGATGATGGCGTTCTGGTACCACTTCGCGATCCTGTTCGAAGCACTGTTCATCCTGACCGCGGTGGACGCCGGTACCCGCGCCGGTCGCTTCATGCTGCAGGACCTGCTGGGCAACTTCGTGCCGGCCCTGAAGAAGACCGAGTCGTGGACCGCCAACATCATCGGTACCGCCGGCTGCGTGGCACTGTGGGGCTACCTGCTCTACACCGGCGTGGTCGATCCGTTCGGCGGCATCCAGACCTTGTGGCCGCTGTTCGGCATCTCCAACCAGATGCTGGCCGGTATCGCGCTGATGCTGGGCACGGTGGTGCTGTTCAAGATGAAGCGTGACCGCTATGCGTGGGTGACCGCAGTACCGGCCGTGTGGCTGCTGATCTGCACCACCTACGCCGGCTTCATCAAGATCTTCGACAGCAACCCGGCGCAGGGCTTCCTGGCGCAGGCGCACAAGTTCCAGGCCGCGCTCGCCAGCGACACCATCACTGCACCGGCCAAGTCGGTGGCGCAGATGAAGCAGATCGTGGTCAACGCCTACGTCAACACCGGCCTGACCGCCCTGTTCCTGCTGGTGGTGGGCGCGGTGCTGGTGTATTCGATCAAGACCATCCTGGCCGCACGCCGCAACCCGCAGCGTACCGACCGTGAGACCCCGTACGTGGCGCTGAAGCCGCATGAAATGGTGGATCTGTGATGAGCACGCAACTGGTTCCCGCCGGCCAGTATCAGGCGCACCGCCGCATCTGGCGGCGCCTGGTTCAGACCGCACGACTGTGCTGTGGCATTCCTGATTACGACAACTACGTCCGGCACATGCTGGAAAAGCATCCGGACCAGGAGCCGATGGACTACAAGACGTTCTTCCGCGAGCGCCAGGAAGCGCGTTACGGCGGGCGCAACGGTGGACGCTGCTGTTGAGGGTTGGGTGCCGGGCTTGCAGCCCGGCGCCCGCAGAAGCAACTGCAACTGCAACAGCAACAGCAACAGCCAAAGCGTCGGCTCTGGTTTTCCGTGAATTTGGCGGGGTGGTGTCGGATGGCGGGGACGCCGTAAACCCGTCCTTGGGGGCTTGGCCGCGGCATCCATGCCGCGGACACCCCGCCATCCGACACCACCCCACCTTCGACAGATTTCCGGTGACGGCAAGAAGCATCAGGGGACAGATCCGTTTCCGCGTGGAAACGGATCTGTCCTTTCTTTGTTCATGGATACCCATGAAGTGCATCCACGCATGACGTGGATCTATCCGGTGGCAGGCAAAAAGAAAGCCGAGCGTGGGCTCGGCTCCGCACGGGAAAAGCGTGTTCACGGCAATTGCCGTGAACACGCTACATGATCGTCAGCTCAGGACTCAGGCCCCGGCCATCCACTTCAGGATCAAACCGGTGACGTAGGCCAGGCCGGTGCCGGTGGCATAGCCCACCGTGCCCAGCAGCACGCCCACCGGCGCCAGCGTCGGATGGAAGGCTGCGGCCACCACGGGGGCCGAGGCGGCGGCGCCGATGTTGCCCTGCGAACCGATCGCGAAGAAGAACAGTGGCGCACGCAGCAGCTTGGCCACCACCCACAGCACCAGCACATGCGTGACCATCCAGATTGCGCCGAGCAGGAACAGCCACGGCCGATCCAGCAGCGACAGCAGGTTCATCTGCATGCCGATGCAGGCGATCAGGAAGTACAGGAACACCGTGCCCAGCCGCGAAGCGCCAGCCGCTTCCAGCCGGCGTGCACGGGTGAAGCTCAGGCCCAGGCCCATCGCGGTGGACAGCAGGATCACCCACACGAACTGACTGTCCAGACTGAACTGGCTGGCCCAGCTGACATTGGCCTTGAACCAGCCTGCCAACGGCGCGGCAATGGCATGGGCCAGGCCGACGCCGCCCAGTGCCACGCCAACGATCACCATCAGGTCGGTCATGCTGGGAATGCGCGCGTTCTGCGCCTCGTAGGCACTGATGCGCGCCTTCATCTCGTCGATGGCACGGGTGTCGGCACCGTTGCGGGTATCGATCTGCTGCGCGCGGTTGGCCAGGAACAGCAGGATCGCCATCCACAGGCTGGCGCAGGCCACATCGACCACCGCGAACTGGCCGAAGGTAGTGGCATCGGTACCGAACACTTCGCGCATGGCGACCATGTTGGCTCCGCCACCGATCCAGCTGCCGGCCAGCGCCGCCATGCCCGCCCAGGTATCACCGGCCACGGTTTCCGGATGGATCAGCTTCATCAGCTGGAACGAGACGATGGCGCCGAGCATGATGCCGGCGGTACCGGCACAGAACACGATCAGCAGTTTCGGGCCAAGCTTGATGACGCCCTTCAGGTCGATCGACAGGGTCAGCAGGACCAGTGCGGCCGGCAGCAGCACGTCACGCGCGACCGGGTTGTACAGCGACGTGTTGTGACCATCAATGACACCGGCGGTGTTGTAGATGGCGGGAATGAAGTAGCACAGCAGCAGCGCCGGTACCCAGGCGAAGATCTTCTTCAGCAACGGGGTCGGACCACTGGCGGCCCAGAAGATCAGGGCCAGGGTGGCGGCAATCAGGCCCAGTCCAACGATGTCGTTGCTGATCAGGGCAGTAGTAGCGGGTTCGGTCGGCATGGGATCCTCTGTCGATCGAAAGAGCGGGAAAAAAAAGCGCCGCATAATGCGGCGCAGGTCGAGATTAACATTGTCTTCACGCCGGGTCATGCTGCAGTGCCGACCGCGCCCCATTCCCCTCAAGGAGCCCACTCATGCAGCTTGGCGCCTTTTCGGTCAGCCTCTCGGTGAAGGATCTCGCGGCCTCCCGTGCGTTCTACGAAGCCCTGGGCTTCTCGGTGACCGGCGGCGATCCAGCACAGAACTGGCTGGTACTGCGCAGCAACGGCACCGTGATCGGCCTGTTCCAGGGCATGTTCGAGGGCAACCTGCTGACCTTCAACCCCGGCTGGGACCAGCACAAGCAGGAACTTCCCCATTTCCAGGACGTGCGTGAGCTGCAGGCCGAGCTGGATGCCAAGGGCATCGAACTGGCAGTGCGGACCGATCCCGATGGCCAGGGGACCGGCTACCTGCAGCTGGCCGATCCCGACGGCAACGTGATCCTGATCGACCAGCACGTGGCGCGACCGGCTGCCACCTAGTGCGGTGAGGTTGCCGGCCAGCGGCCGGCACTACCGTCATGCAGGGCGCGAGGCGCCGAAATCCAGGGTGGCGCGTGTCCCGCGCGGCTCGCAGGGCTGCAGCTGCAGGGTCCAGCCCAGGTGCTCGCACAGCCGTGCGATCAGGTCCAGGCCGATACCGCCGCCCCGATCAGCGCGTTCACCGCGGGCCATGCGCGCGTGGATCGCGGCAATCTCCTCCGGGCTCATGCCATGCCCCGGATCCTGCAAGGTCAGCACCGCCGACGAGCTCAGGCGCAGCTCGATGTGGCCGCGCCCGCTGTTCTCGATGGCATTGCGCAGCAGATTGCCGATCGCCGCCTGCACCACCGCCAGCGGCGCGATGATGTCAACCGGCGCCGCCTGGATGCCGATGCTCAGGTCCTTGTCGCCCAGCAGGTGGCGATGGTCGTCAACGATCTCCGGCAGCAGCTGGTCCAGCGCAATGCGCTCAGCACGTGCGGCCAGGCGCGCCGGATCACGCGCCAGTACCAGCAGCAGCTCGATCAGCTGCTCCACGCTCTGCGCCGTGCGCAACACCCGCTGCATCTGCTGGCGGGCACGTTCTGTCAGGCCTGGTTGTTCCAGTGCCAACTCGGCGGCACCGGTCATCACCGCGATCGGCGTGCGCAGTTCGTGGCTGGCGGTGCTGATGAAGACCCGTTCGCGCTCGACGAACTGCTCATTGCGGTCGAGGTAGTCATTCAACGCATCGGCGATGGTGTGCAGCTCGGAACTGCCACGCGGGTCGACGTCGATGCGCTGGCCCTGTACGCCCGGCCGCAGGGCGCCGATGTGCTGTGCCAGCAGGCTCAAGGGGCGCACCATGCGTTCCATGCCGAAAGACGCCATCAGCACGGTGACGAAGATCATGATCACGCCGGCCAGCATCACCCAGCGCGTGGCGAACTGTTCCAGGTCATGGAAGTCGGAGATGTCCAGTACCAGCGCGACCCGTCCCATCGACTGGGTTTCACGCACCATCACCGCCGTCTCGCGGCCCTTGACCATTACGCCGTCGTGCAGCCCTGGATGCAGGGTACGCAGGCTATCGGGAAGGTTGACCGCGTCGAAGCGGTACAGGCTCAGCGTGTCCGAATCCTGCCAGCGATAGTGCGGTTCGTGTTCGACATGCTCGACGATGCTGTCGAGCTCGGAGTTGAGCAGCGCGCGCCAGGCAGCATGCTCGGCGTGCTCGTGCACGTAGTTGCCGACGCTGAATACCGCGATCGACAGCAGCGCCAGATAGCCCAGCAACCACCACACCACGCGCCGGTACAACGGCCCGGGCTTACGCGCCCTCATCAGCATTCCTGCCGGCGTCGGCGCCCTCCATCACCGCCAACCGGTAACCCACACGCGGCAGAGTGTGGATCAGTTTCTCGGCAAACGGACCGTCAACGCTGCGACGCAACTCATAGACATGCGAACGCAGAAGGTCGCCATCCGGCGGCTCGTCGCCCCAGAGCGCGAACTCCAGCTGCTGGCGGGTCACCGCGCCCGGACTGGCCCGCATCAGCACTTCCAGCAGCTTGCGGCAGGCCGGGTACAGGTGCAGCACCTGATTGCCGCGCTGGGCCTCAAGGGTGGCCAGATCCAGCACCAGGTCGCCCACCTGCAGGCGCTTGCGCGGATTGCGCCCCTGCGCGCGCAGCAACAGGGCCTCCAGCCGCACCTCCAGCTCGGGAAGCGCGAATGGCTTGGTCAGGTAGTCGTCGGCGCCGGCGCGGAAACCGGCGATCTTGTCCGGCAGCTCGTCACGCGCGGTCAGCATGATCACCGGCACCTCCGACGCATGTTCGGCGCGCAGCCGGCGCAGCACCTCCGGCCCCTCCATGCGCGGCAGCATCCAGTCCAGAATCACCGCATCGTAGGGGTGGCTGCCGGCCAGGTGCAGGCCGGTGATGCCATCCGGAGCCACGTCCAGCACATGCCCGCGCGACTCGAAATAGTCGAACAGGTTGGCCACCAGCTGGCGGTTGTCCTCGATCACCAACAGACGCATGCACGAAACATCCACGGAAGTTCGTAACATGGTAGCGCTGCCCATGTCGGAATGCGGTCGCCTTGGCCACCTCTGACGCTTTTCCCACCCCCGCCACCTCAGAATGGCTGTTTTGCTCCCGGAGCCTGCCGTGCCCGTAGCCCTGCCCCGCCGTTGGCGCCTGCCCCTGTTGTGGCTGCTGATCATTGCTGCGTTGGCGGCCGGTATCGGCCTGCGTCAGCCGCAGCCGCCGGACGAACCGCGCTTCGTGCTGGCGGCGCGGACCATGGTCGAGAGCGGGCAATGGCTGCTGCCGCACCGCGGCGTGGAACTGTACGCGGAAAAGCCGCCGGTCTTCATGTGGCTGCAGGCCGCGGCCTACGAAATCGTCGGCAGCTGGCAGTGGTCGTTCCTGCTGCCGTCGTTGCTGGGCGCCCTGCTCAGCCTGTGGCTGATCTCGGACCTGGCTCGCCGGCTGTGGTCGCCCCGGCATTCCGTCTATGCCCTCGCAGCGCTGTTCTGCACCCTGCAGTTCGGGCTGATGGCCAAGCGCGCGCAGATCGACATGGTGCTGGTGGGGATGACCACCGTGGCCCTGTGGGGGCTGATGCGCCACCTGTGTGAACGCCGCAACCTGCCCGCGCTGTGGCTGGCCGGCTTCGCCGCAGGCGTCGGCACGGTGACCAAGGGCGTGGGTTTCCTGCCGCTGCTGATGGTGCTGCCCTGGTTCGGCTGGTGGCTGTACCAGCGCCGCCGCGGATGCACAGTGGATGGCCCCCACCCGGCCACCCTGCTGTGGCTGATTCCCGCCTTCCTGCTGGGCGTGGCGGTATGGCTGGCACCGCTGGGCTGGGCGCTGCTGCACACGCCCAGCGCCGAGCTGCAGGCCTACGCGCACGAGTTGCTGTTCAAGCAGACCGGTACCCGCTACGCCAACGCCTGGCACCATCGTCAGCCGACCTGGTACTACCTGCAGGTGATCCTGACCCTGTGGCTGCCGGGCAGCCTGCTGTTGCCGATGCTGTTCAAGCCCTGGTGGCGCCGCCTGCGCCGGGGCGACCACCGGCAGTGGCTGCTGTTGGGTTGGGCCGTACTGGTTCTGGTGTTCTTCAGCGCCAGCCCGGGCAAGCGCGAGGTGTACCTGCTGCCAATGCTGCCGGCGATGGCACTGGCGGTGGCGCCGCTGCTGCCCGGCCTGCTGCGCCGGCTGTGCGTGCGGCGCTACCTGTTCGGCTACAGCCTGGTGCTGATGCTGGCCACCGGCGTGCTGGGCGTGATGCTGATGACCGAGCATCCATGGGCGTTGGCGCAACTGCAACGCCGCGCCATGCCCGAGACGTTGCTGCCGGTGCTGGGCGATGGCCTGCTGACCTTCGCCATTGCCCTGGCCACATTGATCGTGTGGCTGCGGGTACGCCGCGCCGCAACGCTGGTGCTGCTGACCCACGGCATGCTGTGGATGCTCTACGGCCTGGTGCTGATCCCGGCGCTGGATCCCTATGCATCGGCGTCGGCACTGATGCG
Coding sequences:
- a CDS encoding YbdD/YjiX family protein, whose translation is MSTQLVPAGQYQAHRRIWRRLVQTARLCCGIPDYDNYVRHMLEKHPDQEPMDYKTFFRERQEARYGGRNGGRCC
- a CDS encoding sensor histidine kinase; this translates as MRARKPGPLYRRVVWWLLGYLALLSIAVFSVGNYVHEHAEHAAWRALLNSELDSIVEHVEHEPHYRWQDSDTLSLYRFDAVNLPDSLRTLHPGLHDGVMVKGRETAVMVRETQSMGRVALVLDISDFHDLEQFATRWVMLAGVIMIFVTVLMASFGMERMVRPLSLLAQHIGALRPGVQGQRIDVDPRGSSELHTIADALNDYLDRNEQFVERERVFISTASHELRTPIAVMTGAAELALEQPGLTERARQQMQRVLRTAQSVEQLIELLLVLARDPARLAARAERIALDQLLPEIVDDHRHLLGDKDLSIGIQAAPVDIIAPLAVVQAAIGNLLRNAIENSGRGHIELRLSSSAVLTLQDPGHGMSPEEIAAIHARMARGERADRGGGIGLDLIARLCEHLGWTLQLQPCEPRGTRATLDFGASRPA
- a CDS encoding ArnT family glycosyltransferase, giving the protein MAVLLPEPAVPVALPRRWRLPLLWLLIIAALAAGIGLRQPQPPDEPRFVLAARTMVESGQWLLPHRGVELYAEKPPVFMWLQAAAYEIVGSWQWSFLLPSLLGALLSLWLISDLARRLWSPRHSVYALAALFCTLQFGLMAKRAQIDMVLVGMTTVALWGLMRHLCERRNLPALWLAGFAAGVGTVTKGVGFLPLLMVLPWFGWWLYQRRRGCTVDGPHPATLLWLIPAFLLGVAVWLAPLGWALLHTPSAELQAYAHELLFKQTGTRYANAWHHRQPTWYYLQVILTLWLPGSLLLPMLFKPWWRRLRRGDHRQWLLLGWAVLVLVFFSASPGKREVYLLPMLPAMALAVAPLLPGLLRRLCVRRYLFGYSLVLMLATGVLGVMLMTEHPWALAQLQRRAMPETLLPVLGDGLLTFAIALATLIVWLRVRRAATLVLLTHGMLWMLYGLVLIPALDPYASASALMRRVGARIGPDAELALVAWREQNLLQADRPAREFGFKRPWAEQWHDAGPWLAEAPDKRWLLVLDDAMSPCVDPSKVIDIGIANRNRWQLLPGTAWDAECHAERAGATAEED
- a CDS encoding DUF819 domain-containing protein, which codes for MPTEPATTALISNDIVGLGLIAATLALIFWAASGPTPLLKKIFAWVPALLLCYFIPAIYNTAGVIDGHNTSLYNPVARDVLLPAALVLLTLSIDLKGVIKLGPKLLIVFCAGTAGIMLGAIVSFQLMKLIHPETVAGDTWAGMAALAGSWIGGGANMVAMREVFGTDATTFGQFAVVDVACASLWMAILLFLANRAQQIDTRNGADTRAIDEMKARISAYEAQNARIPSMTDLMVIVGVALGGVGLAHAIAAPLAGWFKANVSWASQFSLDSQFVWVILLSTAMGLGLSFTRARRLEAAGASRLGTVFLYFLIACIGMQMNLLSLLDRPWLFLLGAIWMVTHVLVLWVVAKLLRAPLFFFAIGSQGNIGAAASAPVVAAAFHPTLAPVGVLLGTVGYATGTGLAYVTGLILKWMAGA
- a CDS encoding carbon starvation CstA family protein, which produces MKGFSKLGWAVLALLGAFCLGTVALRRGEHINALWIVVAAVSLYLVAYRFYSLFIANKVMQLDPTRATPAVINNDGLDYVPTNKHVLFGHHFAAIAGAGPLVGPVLAAQMGYLPGLLWLVVGVVLAGAVQDFMVLFLSSRRNGRSLGDLVREEMGQVPGTIALFGAFLIMIIILAVLAMVVVKALAESPWGMFTVIATMPIAILMGVYMRYIRPGKIGEISVVGLILLLAAIWYGGKVAADPVWGPAFTFTGTQITWMLIGYGFVASVLPVWLLLAPRDYLSTFLKIGTIIALAIGILVVMPELKMPALTQFAASGDGPVWKGGMFPFLFITIACGAVSGFHALISSGTTPKLLANEAHMRYIGYGGMLMESFVAVMALVAASIIDPGIYFAMNSPAAVIGADAASAAHYITNTWGFTITPEQLTATAAAIGEPTILHRAGGAPTLAVGIAQILHQAIPSSSDAMMAFWYHFAILFEALFILTAVDAGTRAGRFMLQDLLGNFVPALKKTESWTANIIGTAGCVALWGYLLYTGVVDPFGGIQTLWPLFGISNQMLAGIALMLGTVVLFKMKRDRYAWVTAVPAVWLLICTTYAGFIKIFDSNPAQGFLAQAHKFQAALASDTITAPAKSVAQMKQIVVNAYVNTGLTALFLLVVGAVLVYSIKTILAARRNPQRTDRETPYVALKPHEMVDL
- the aqpZ gene encoding aquaporin Z, coding for MSMGKRLSAEFLGTFWLVLGGCGSAVLAAKFGGDGNPLGIGFLGVALAFGLTVVTGAYAFGHISGAHFNPAVSVGLWAGGRFPTKDLIPYIIAQVAGGLLAGFILLQIASGASGFAIDGSQAGAFASNGYGALSPGGYSVAAAFLCEVVLTAVFLIVIMGSTHGKAPAGFAPLAIGLSLTLIHLISIPVTNTSVNPARSTAVAFFAGSGAVSQLWLFWVAPLLGGAIGGIIYKWIGNDR
- a CDS encoding VOC family protein, producing MQLGAFSVSLSVKDLAASRAFYEALGFSVTGGDPAQNWLVLRSNGTVIGLFQGMFEGNLLTFNPGWDQHKQELPHFQDVRELQAELDAKGIELAVRTDPDGQGTGYLQLADPDGNVILIDQHVARPAAT
- a CDS encoding pirin family protein, producing the protein MTTIIAPRVHDIGGLEVRRAVPTLQARSIGSFVFVDQMGPALMHPGTAIDVRPHPHIGLATVTYLWSGAIGHRDTLGSDQVIRPGDVNWMTAGRGIAHSERTPQPDRDHDNPIHGMQTWVALPKSHEEIEPAFYHHAAATLPEQRRKGVWLRVIAGRAYGEESPVKVFADTLNVAIDLDPEAEIDIDNGHRERALYILEGEAQLDGVDIPAQHLVIPEAGAIGRLRAKTPVKAMLFGGEPLDGPRHLWWNFVSSSKERIEQAKHDWEAGRFGTIPGDDKEFIPLPQY
- a CDS encoding response regulator transcription factor, with product MRLLVIEDNRQLVANLFDYFESRGHVLDVAPDGITGLHLAGSHPYDAVILDWMLPRMEGPEVLRRLRAEHASEVPVIMLTARDELPDKIAGFRAGADDYLTKPFALPELEVRLEALLLRAQGRNPRKRLQVGDLVLDLATLEAQRGNQVLHLYPACRKLLEVLMRASPGAVTRQQLEFALWGDEPPDGDLLRSHVYELRRSVDGPFAEKLIHTLPRVGYRLAVMEGADAGRNADEGA
- a CDS encoding pirin family protein produces the protein MSFPEPVRVLRTIRGMPTSDGAGVRLTRVIGGPTLPDLDPFLLLDEFGTDRAEDYIAGFPEHPHRGFETVTYMLDGRMRHRDNHGNEGLLTPGSVQWMTAGRGLVHSEMPEQESGQMRGFQLWVNLPAKEKMTEPKYQEFAPERIPVVQPDAGVEVKVIAGTVDGTHGPIVQPATDPLYLDITLAPDRAWTYALPEGHNAFAYVFEGAVTVGEQDAARDVARQELAVLGGGEQLHLSAGSDGARLILVAGRPLREPVMRHGPFVMNTRQELMQAFVDFQEGKF